Genomic window (Wenzhouxiangella marina):
ACAACAAGGCTCATGGCGGGCGCTTCCTGCTCGACCCGACCCTGATCGAGTCCATCGAGGTGCTGCGCGGCGCCGGATCCGCCCTGTACGGCAGTGGCGCCCTCGGTGGCGCCTTCGTGATCGAAACGGCCACCGGCCGCTCGCGAATGGCTGGCCTCGAAGGGACGGGGCTCCGCCTGGGCGGCGGCCATGATCGCAACGGCGATCAGCGGGACGCGCGGCTGATGGCCTACGGCCTGCAGGGCCGCTTTGACTGGTTGGCTGCCCTGACCCGCCGCGAGGCCCATGAGGACCTGGTCGACGGCGATGGTGACGCCCTGCTGGCGACTCGGGATCGGATCGACAGCGGTCTGTTCAAGATCGGCTTCGAGCCTGACGCACTTCGTCGGATCGAACTGAGCCACGAGCGATTCGACAACGAAGGCCTCAATCCCACCAATGCCAATGCCCAGGCCACCGCCAGCAATCTGGTCGACCGGCACACGGAGCGGCGGCAGACTCGCCTGAGCTACGAGCACGAGGACCCGACCCTGCGCTGGCTGGACCTGCGTGCGACGGCCTATCGCAACGAGGTCGAAGCCATCGAGTCACGCCTCGACGATGGCCGCGTCGACTTCACCGATTTCACCACCGAAGGTCTGGATCTGGTCAACACGACCCATCTCGGCGAACGGGCCGGAGAGCCCCTGCGGCTGACCCTGGGCGCCGAAGCCTATCGGGATCGCCAGTCGGGTCGCAGAGACGGACTCGATCGCCCGCAGTTCCCCGATGCCGATGTGGAGTACCAGGCTGCTTTCGCCCAGTTCGAACTCGGGCTCGGGGCTGGCGTCTCCCTCATCCCCGGTCTTCGCCATGATCGCTTCCGCTACCACAGCGAACAGGGCCTGTCCTCACGCGACGAATCCCGCACCACACCACGACTGGCCCTGGGCTGGCGGCCGGACGAGTCGATCTACCTCTGGGCCGAGGCCGCCGAGGCATTCCGAGCGCCCAGCCTGACCGAGCTGTATGCCGACGGCGTGCACTTCATCGCTCCCCTCGCCCCTGGACAGGTCGTGATCAACGAGTTCAGGCCGACTCCGGACCTGAAGCCCGAGCATTCTCGCCAGCTCCAGCTCGGCGCACGCTGGGCCAGAGAGAATCTCTGGAATCGCGACATCGAACTGCTGCTCGAGGTCACCGCGCACCGCAGCCGCGTCGATGATTATGTCGATCAAGTGGTGGTCTTCATCAGCGGCGAGCCGAGCTTCGATCCGATCACCCAGACCCTGATCTTTCCAGGCTTCACCACCAACCGGAACGTCGACGCGCGCATCCAGGGGGGCGAACTGTCGGCAGAGCTTCGGCACGATCGCGGCTATCTGCGCCTGAACCTGACCCAGCTGGACGGAGAGCGACGCAACGGCGAGGCCCTGGCCAGCCTGCAGCCCGACCGGGCCGTTCTCTCGATGGGCCTGAATCTGTTCGATCGACAACTTCGACTCGGCGGCGAGCTGCTCCTCTCCAGGGCCAGAACCGACGTCCCGGAAGGCGCCCTCGCAACACCGGGCTACGGCAAGACGGATCTGCATCTGGCCTGGCTGCCGGCAGCGGGCGCGCTCGAAGGCTTCGAATTCCGCCTGGCCCTCGACAACGTCTTCGACAAGGCCTACCGCATCCACCCCAACGGCATCGACCAGCCCGGCCGCTCGGTCCGCCTGTCCATCGCAAGGGAGTTTCAATGGCTGAACTAGACCGCGACCCACGCTCGATCGAAGCCCGCGACAAGCACGAGCAAGCGCTCCGCGAAATCGACAGTCGGCTCCTGCTCGGTTCGCACGGCCGCGTCCTGATCCTTCACGACGGCCGCCGCTACGAGCTGCGGGAGACCCGCTTCGGAAAACTGATTCTGACCCGCTGAATGCACGAACCATGAACACGACAAGGACATCCCGAATGAAGAACCTGCTGCTGATTCTGCCTGCCTCCGCCCTGCTGGCGGCCTGCGCCAGCACCCCGCCGACCCCACTGAACGACTCGATGCTGCACTCGCTACCACCGGCAGCCGACCGCGAAGCCATCCTGGCCATGGCCGGTGAGTACACAGTCACTTTTGCCTTCGACGAGACCGTCGCGCTCCAGCCTGACTACCAGCGCAAACCTCCGAAACGCAGCGGTGCGGCCGAAGCGGTGATCGTGGTCGAGAACGAGCCGGATCGCATCGTGCTGCAGCATCTGCTCCTGGTCGGCAGCGACGAGGGCGCTCGGGTGGTCAAGCACTGGCGCCAGGACTGGGTCTGGGAGGCCGAACAACGGCTGGAGTTCCTCGACGACCAGACCTGGCGCATGGTGATGCTCGACCCCGAGCAGACGCGCGGTGCGTGGACCCAGTGCGTGTACGAAGTCTCCGACGCGCCGCGCTACTGCGGGACCGGACGCTGGAACCATCGCTATGGCAATCCGACCTGGACCTCGGACCGCAGCTGGCGCCCCCTGCCCCGCCGCGAGTACACCACGCGTGACGACTACACGGCCCTGAACGTGGAAAACCGCCACACGATCACGCCCGAAGGCTGGACGCACGAACAGGACAACTCCAAGGTGCTGCGCGTCGATGGGCAATCGCAGGGCGTTCTGGTCCGGGAGTTCGGCTTCAACAACTACCTGGTCACCGAAGAGGTGGACTTTACGCCGGTCTACGAGTACTGGAACGAAACGCGAGAGTACTGGGCGAAGGTTCGCGCGGCCTGGCAGTCGCGCTTCGACGCCGGTGGGGTCGTTCTCGACACCGAGGTCGACGGCATGCCGATCATCGAGGGCCTGTTCGAGCTCGCCGACCAGGCCCGTTCGGATCGGATGCCGAGCCAGGCGGACATCGACGCCGTCTTCGAGGCCTGGGTGCGCCCCCTCGCCAGGCCTCTGGCGAATCGCTGAGCCTCGCCCCGGATCTGGCCCGGGACCGGACGACAGGCGGCCGAGGCATCGTCCCCGGCCGCCCTTGGCTCAGTCCTCGGGCGGTTCCTCGGCCCTGCAACTCGAGGGACGGGAGGATCGATCCTCCTCCCCGAGCAGCCAGCGACGGTCCGCATCGCTCAAGGCATCCCAATGGGAGGAATCGAGTAGCGCCCCTGCCAGGACCAGGCGGTGATCGTCGTTACCCTGCCTGCGCAGGGAGCTGGTCAAGGCGGACCAGGCGTCCCCACCGACCTCGATCGACTGGTAGAACGCCATGACCTCGCTCAGGCGATGCAGGCCATCCTTTTCGGTCCGGATGATCGAAGCCAGCGCCATCGCGCATCCCGGAAACGCATTCACCTCGTCCTGGCCCATCAAGGCACGATAGCGCGACTTCCAGTCCATGTCGGACGCGGAACCCTGGACATAGAAGGCCCAGGCCACCGGTTCACAACCCAGACCGGAGCGCGCAAACCAGGCCTGCTCATCGCGGTTCAGCGAATCCCAATCCTCCAGTCGCTGCGCCGCCAGCGCATGCAGACGTTCCGGCGCCAGCGCATGAAGACCAGGGAAATTGGCCGCCATCAACAGGATCGAACTGGATTCCTCGGCCAGCTCCAGACCCAGACGCTGCAGGGCCGGCTGCTCGGACCAGAGCGCCATCGATCCGATGTTCATTCGCTGCATGTCCGCGTTCGGGAGCGCCTCCTCGGCCAGCAGCTCGCGAAGCATCCGGGCCGGCGCCTCGCCCTCCATCGACAGGAGGGCCATGACCAGGGCCTCGGCCATGTCCGGGTCCACGGGCTCGCCGCAGCCATCGCACCAGGCAGCATCCATCAAGGACTGCCAGGCATCCTGGGCCACGATCAGATCGTCGGGCTGCGGCCGGTGGAGAATCAGGCGCAGGCGCTGGGTCCGATCGATCGCCGTGGCATGCTCGGCCAGCGCGGACTCGGCCTGCTCCGGCGCCACGATGCTGAGGCTATTGAGCCAGATCAGGTGACCCGCGTCGACCTGTTCGGCCAGCCATTCAGCCGGAAGCTCGGCGAACTGGGCCAGATGGCCGAGCTCGATCATTTCTCTGACATGCTGCGGGAGCGATTCCAGCCGTTCGGGTGCCGTCGCCTCGGATAGACGCTGCTGGAGCCGCGTCGGGCTGATCAGTTGAACGGCCGTGTACCCGAACTGCCCACCGACGGTCCCGAAGCGTAGCCAGTCCGGCGACGCATTCAGTCGCGCCCGAGCCTCGGCGGCCTCCGGCCCGAGCAGCAGGTCGGAGAAAGTCCGCTCATCCCACCACAGATCCAGCAGACGATCTTCCAGCGCCGGATGCTCGAGAACCAGCTGCCGGAAGCGGTCACGCGCCGATGCAATTTGCTCCAGCTCCCCTTCCACGGCCATCACCGAAAGCGACTGACCGACCAGTGACATCAGGGGCAGTGGCTCGGCCTGCAGCAGATAGTCGACCAGTTCCGCGTCGGACCATTGACCGAGAAGCAGGCTTGCCTCCGCGACCAATCGCTCACCAAGCGACCAGAGCCGCTCCGAATCGGCCTCCATGTCGATGGCCATCGCCGGAAGACCGAGCGGCGTCTCCGAGGCCATATCACCCGCCTCGGTCGCCTCCAGCTGTTCCTGAGCCGCCAGCTCGAAGTCCACCATCAGCGAATAGACTTCGTGGACCGTCGCCTCGAACCGGGCAACCTCCTCGTCGGACACGGCCGAACGCACGCTGAGGGGAAGCACCAACAGGGTGACCACCAGCAGCGGAGCGAAGCAGACTTTGAACCATCCCATACGCCACACCTTTCCCTTGCGGGAACTACCAAAGCCAGGCTTCAGTATCGCAGCATTGGGCTCAAGACGCAAAATGACGTTCCGAGCCGAACCGAGAATTTCCAGAAAAAGCGCTGTCCAAGCTCGGACGGTCAAGGCGTGGCGAAGCGATCGGAGAATCGAAGATCGTCGAGGACACGGTCACGCAGGATGTCGTAGTCGCTGCCCGCGCCATTGCTGGCGCCACCCCAATAGAGGTCGAACAGGCCATCGTCGAGCACCAGCACGCGCGGCTGGATATTCGCCAGACCCGGCCGCTCGATACGCTGCACCGGGGGCGACCAGGCGGCGCCGCTCTGTGAGTCGCTGGAGACGACCTGGAAGCTGCCATCGATCACGCGTGCCCACCAGACGCGAAAGCGACCATCCCTCATCACGATGGGCCAGGCGTCATGATTGTTGCCATCGGTCACGATCCGTCCCGGTGCTTCGCTCCAGGCTGCCGGGTCCTGGGTTCTGCGGGCCCAGAGTTCGAGTTGGTTGTTTCCCGGGTTGGTCTGGTAGACCAGCAGATGCATGCCATCCTCGGGCCGGTAGGTCAGGCGCGGAAGGGCCGCGCTGCCGGGTGAGATCTGAATCCGATGGGTGTCCCAGCTCAGGCCCTGATCATCGGAGCGGGCGATGTAGGCCGGACCGGACAGGCGGTGATAGACCATCAGCAGCACGCCATCGGGGCGCCGGATCACCTGCGGGTTGATCTCGCCGGCGTTCGGCCAGCCGAGCTCGATGGGGCCGTGCTCGGTCCAGTCGAGCAGATCGGTGGAACTGGCCCGATGGATGCGGAATCCGCCACTGCCATTGGACAGGAAGAACAACTGGAATTGGGTCACGCCGGTCTGCACGAGGCTGGCGTGACGCTGGTTCGCCGAGCCGCTGACGATCGCGACCGGCGGGGTCCAGCTGGCTCCATGATCACTGGAACGGGTCAGGTAGAGATCCCCGGACAGGGTCGCGGGGTTCAGGCGCTCGAACACTGCCACTCGCTCACCGGACGAACCCCAGGGTTGGATCACATCGGCCTGGTAATCGAAGCCTCCGCTCCCGCTGACTTGAACGGCTTGCGCCCATAGCCCGGCGGGCAGGAGCAGCAGACATGCGAGAAAGACCCTGCGAGAAAGCATGAGGTACCCGGGCATCCGTTGTCTCCGATACGTTGCGCTTACCCCTTGAATACGCAAGCGAGGAGCCGAGGCGACGGCTTCAGCGAAGCTGGCTGTCCTTGCTGCCGCGCCGATTGTAGGCCGACCGACCCTGCTCGGCCTCGTCCAGCTCGGCCTGGCAGGCCACGCAATAGCGAACCCCGGGAATCGCCTGGCGCCGAGCTTCGGGAATCGTTTCACCGCATTCCTCGCAGTCACGGCGGGACGGGCCTGAAGCCAGCTTGGCCCGCGCGCGGCGCACGGCATCGTCCACCGTGGCGTCGATCTGGTCCTGCACGGCGCCGTCGCGCGCCCAACCCGTGGCCATCTCAGCGACCCTCGTCCGGTTCCGCACGATGCGGGGCGCCATAGTGGGTGAGAAGCACATCGCTGGGCCTGTCGGGCCGCAGACGCACCTGGAAGAAACCGTCGTAGTCGGCCTCGGTCATCGGCGCCTGGGGGCGCCCGCTGAGCGCGGTAACGATCGCCGGGATGGTGTTGCTATGGCCGACGACCAGGGCACTGCCCCCGCAATGCTCCCGCTGCACGGCCTCGGCGATGGCCTGGACATGCGCCTCGAGATCGAGGCCGACGACCGAGTGCACCACCGGCTCCAGGCCATGGGTTCGCGCCGTCGGCGCGGCCGTGTCACCGGTTCGACGCAGCTCGGTGACATGGATTCCGTCGAGGTGCACCTCCGCCAGCGTGTGGGCCAGCGCCTCGGCCCGCGCCTGGCCTTCCTCGGTCAGGCCCGGATTCTCACCGTCGCCTTTCTCGGCGTGGCGAACCAGGTACACGATGGTGCCGGCGGTATCGGTGCAGGCCGGCGTGCCAGCCGAAAGCTCGGCGCCACCGGCGAGCAGGGCCGTGGCCAGGAACAGCCAGAGGAAGCGTCGGAATTGGTCGGCCATCGGGACACCCCGTCCGAAGGATCAGGGGCCCATTGTACCGATTCCGTCCGGGCCCACGGAGGACCGCCAGGGCCGACGGTCTAGAGCGATACCGCCAGTCGCGTACCCTGATCGATCGCCCGCTTGGCGTCGAGCTCGGCGGCCACATCGGCCCCGCCGATCAGATGGCATTCGATGCCCTGCTCGGCCAGGGCATCGGCCAGACCCCGGTTCGGCAGCTGACCGGCACAGATGATCACGTTGTCCACATTCAGACATTGCGCGTCTTCACCGATTCGGATGTGCAGGCCCTCATCGTCGATGCGCTCGTAGCTGACGCCGGACAGCATCCTGACGCCGTATTGCTTGAGCGAGGTCCGGTGGATCCAGCCGGTGGTCTTGCCCAGGCCGGCGCCGGGCTTGGAACTCTTGCGCTGCAGCAGGGTGACTTGCCGCGCCGGTGCGGGGAATTCGGGCTTCAATCCCTCGACGCCACCGCGACGCTCGAGCTCCGTATCGACGCCCCAGTGTCGGAAGAAGTCCTCGGGGCGAGGTTCGTCCGGATCGGGCTCCGCGGGCACCTCCCCATGGACCAGGAATTCGCTGATATCGAAGCCGATGCCACCGGCGCCGATCACCGCCACGCGTTGACCGACGGGCTTCCCGTGCTTGAGCACGTCGAGGTAGCTCAGTACCGAAGGGTGATCCTGCCCCGGGATCTTCGGATCGCGCGGCGTCACGCCCGTCGCCACGATCACCTCGTCGAAGCCTTCGGCGACCAGGGACGCGGCGTCGACCTCGGTGTTCAGGCGGAGATCGATCCCCAGCAATTCGATCTGACGAGCGAAGTAACGCAGGGTCTCGACGAACTCCTCCTTGCCGGGCACCCGCTTGGCCATATTGAACTGGCCACCGATCCGGTCTTCGCGATCGAACAGCACCACCTCGTGCCCCCGCG
Coding sequences:
- a CDS encoding sialidase family protein, whose translation is MLSRRVFLACLLLLPAGLWAQAVQVSGSGGFDYQADVIQPWGSSGERVAVFERLNPATLSGDLYLTRSSDHGASWTPPVAIVSGSANQRHASLVQTGVTQFQLFFLSNGSGGFRIHRASSTDLLDWTEHGPIELGWPNAGEINPQVIRRPDGVLLMVYHRLSGPAYIARSDDQGLSWDTHRIQISPGSAALPRLTYRPEDGMHLLVYQTNPGNNQLELWARRTQDPAAWSEAPGRIVTDGNNHDAWPIVMRDGRFRVWWARVIDGSFQVVSSDSQSGAAWSPPVQRIERPGLANIQPRVLVLDDGLFDLYWGGASNGAGSDYDILRDRVLDDLRFSDRFATP
- the hemP gene encoding hemin uptake protein HemP, with translation MAELDRDPRSIEARDKHEQALREIDSRLLLGSHGRVLILHDGRRYELRETRFGKLILTR
- a CDS encoding TonB-dependent receptor domain-containing protein: MRKKTRIHSSLAPAVLLALTTAPLAASTESETDMSSPTASGLFRLDTLVVSATRTERAAFTTPASISRVEPEQIRAQQSASYQEIFEAIPGVGVIGGPRRIAEEPTIRGFADEQVAIRIDGARQNYNKAHGGRFLLDPTLIESIEVLRGAGSALYGSGALGGAFVIETATGRSRMAGLEGTGLRLGGGHDRNGDQRDARLMAYGLQGRFDWLAALTRREAHEDLVDGDGDALLATRDRIDSGLFKIGFEPDALRRIELSHERFDNEGLNPTNANAQATASNLVDRHTERRQTRLSYEHEDPTLRWLDLRATAYRNEVEAIESRLDDGRVDFTDFTTEGLDLVNTTHLGERAGEPLRLTLGAEAYRDRQSGRRDGLDRPQFPDADVEYQAAFAQFELGLGAGVSLIPGLRHDRFRYHSEQGLSSRDESRTTPRLALGWRPDESIYLWAEAAEAFRAPSLTELYADGVHFIAPLAPGQVVINEFRPTPDLKPEHSRQLQLGARWARENLWNRDIELLLEVTAHRSRVDDYVDQVVVFISGEPSFDPITQTLIFPGFTTNRNVDARIQGGELSAELRHDRGYLRLNLTQLDGERRNGEALASLQPDRAVLSMGLNLFDRQLRLGGELLLSRARTDVPEGALATPGYGKTDLHLAWLPAAGALEGFEFRLALDNVFDKAYRIHPNGIDQPGRSVRLSIAREFQWLN
- a CDS encoding DUF6607 family protein, whose product is MKNLLLILPASALLAACASTPPTPLNDSMLHSLPPAADREAILAMAGEYTVTFAFDETVALQPDYQRKPPKRSGAAEAVIVVENEPDRIVLQHLLLVGSDEGARVVKHWRQDWVWEAEQRLEFLDDQTWRMVMLDPEQTRGAWTQCVYEVSDAPRYCGTGRWNHRYGNPTWTSDRSWRPLPRREYTTRDDYTALNVENRHTITPEGWTHEQDNSKVLRVDGQSQGVLVREFGFNNYLVTEEVDFTPVYEYWNETREYWAKVRAAWQSRFDAGGVVLDTEVDGMPIIEGLFELADQARSDRMPSQADIDAVFEAWVRPLARPLANR
- a CDS encoding SixA phosphatase family protein: MADQFRRFLWLFLATALLAGGAELSAGTPACTDTAGTIVYLVRHAEKGDGENPGLTEEGQARAEALAHTLAEVHLDGIHVTELRRTGDTAAPTARTHGLEPVVHSVVGLDLEAHVQAIAEAVQREHCGGSALVVGHSNTIPAIVTALSGRPQAPMTEADYDGFFQVRLRPDRPSDVLLTHYGAPHRAEPDEGR
- a CDS encoding DksA/TraR family C4-type zinc finger protein; amino-acid sequence: MATGWARDGAVQDQIDATVDDAVRRARAKLASGPSRRDCEECGETIPEARRQAIPGVRYCVACQAELDEAEQGRSAYNRRGSKDSQLR